From the genome of Cryptococcus neoformans var. neoformans B-3501A chromosome 1, whole genome shotgun sequence, one region includes:
- a CDS encoding hypothetical protein (Similar to gi|32409017|ref|XP_324989.1| hypothetical protein [Neurospora crassa], FASTA scores: opt: 942, E(): 1.4e-54, (35.495% identity (64.685% similar) in 555 aa overlap (6-534:2-527)); HMMPfam hit to Sugar_tr, Sugar (and other) transporter, score: 255.5, E(): 9e-74), producing the protein MEDKTAPAVHSLEPVGSHSSFDKKEVHVELETTQKQGEATFYETISASPLNPWSKTSFQLYGILLVAALNATASGFDGYSEYFHHEELGSSTGIIFMIYTIGNMIGSLFTGPICDHFGRRAGMGSGAIIIMAAAIILTAAKNDSYLLGGRFLLGFGISIGTSSAPTYALELAPPQWRARIVGFYNTFFYAGSILSTGVAYASNKSSGELAFRLPLGLQLIPPTCILAGLAFVPESPRWLTARGKTDQAAEILAKYHGGGDINHPVVQMELREFEEGIQVKKAQSWWNYYDLVDTHNQRWRFLMMACMSFFAQLSGVSLGLIYTSQQLLTTTIQNSVLTYYLPSMYTKLGITSTDRRLLLTFANSIVSCTGAVFGSATNDMIGRRTKLWVGSIVLACLFAAVTGFSSQFEGGADNVDAPMSNAGVAFIFLFGCAYSFVYTPLTATYCAEVLANHTRAKGMGVHVIMSNCANLYNTYVTAIALEAIGWKYYLVFVALNLVYAAVWFILGVETRGRTLEELNSVFDAKWPPKEALKKATLVKAEGRLEQL; encoded by the exons ATGGAGGACAAGACCGCTCCTGCCGTTCATAGCCTCGAGCCGGTAGGCTCTCACTCATCATtcgacaagaaggaggttCATGTCGAGCTCGAAACCACTCAGAAACAGGGAGAGGCAACGTTCTATGAGACCatctctgcttctcctcttAATCCGTGGTCGAAAACTAGTTTCCAGCTCTATGGGATCTTACTTGTGGCTGCATTGAATGCCACTGCTTCTGGCTTTGATGGG TACTCTGAGTACTTCCATCACGAAGAACTGGGCAGCTCCACTGGAAT CATATTCATGATCTATACTATCGGTAATATGATCGGTTCCCTTTTCACAGGACCTATCTGTGACCACTTTGGCAGACGGGCAGGTATGGGTTCAGGCGCTATCATCATTATGGCGgccgccatcatcctcactgCTGCAAAGAATGATTCTTATTTGCTCGGTGGTCGATTCTTGCTGGGATTTGGTATCTCTATCGGTACTAGCTCAGCACCTACTTATGCCCTTGAGCTTGCTCCCCCTCAATGGAGGGCTCGAATCGTTGGCTTCTATAACACTT TCTTCTACGCTGGTTCCATTCTCTCCACTGGTGTGGCTTACGCTTCCAACAAATCTAGCGGCGAGCTAGCTTTCCGTCTTCCCCTTGGCCTTCAGCTAATCCCTCCAACATGTATCCTTGCGGGTCTCGCTTTCGTCCCCGAGTCACCACGTTGGCTCACTGCTAGAGGCAAAACAGACCAGGCGGCGGAGATCTTAGCGAAATATCATGGAGGCGGTGATATCAATCATCCTGTAGTCCAGATGGAATTGAGAGAGTTTGAAGAGGGTATTCAAGTAAAAAAAGCACAATCTTGGTGGAACTATTATGATCT TGTCGATACTCATAACCAGCGATGGAGGTTTCTTATGATGGCGTGCATGTCCTTCTTCGCACAGCTCTCCGGTGTAAGTCTGGGCCTAATCTACACGTCCCAACAGCTATTAACCACTACGATTCAGAACTCTGTCCTTACGTACTACCTCCCCTCAATGTACACCAAACTCGGCATCACATCCACCGACCGTCGTCTCCTCCTGACGTTCGCCAACTCGATTGTTTCTTGTACCGGCGCCGTTTTTGGCTCGGCCACCAACGACATGATTGGCCGCCGTACTAAGCTTTGGGTGGGATCCATCGTACTTGCCTGCTTGTTTGCTGCTGTGACAGGCTTTTCGAGCCAGTTCGAGGGCGGAGCCGATAATGTGGATGCGCCCATGAGCAATGCTGGTGTGGCGTTTATCTTCTTGTTTGGATGTGCCTATAGCTTTGTGTACACTCCCCTGACAGCCACATACTGTGCAGAGGTGTTGGCTAACCATACCAGAGCAAAGGGAATGGGAGTG CATGTGATCATGAGCAATTGTGCCAATCTGTACAACACTTATGTTACAGCTATCGCTCTTGAAGCAATTGGATGGAAGTATTACCTGGTCTTTGTGGCGCTTAACTTAGTATATG CGGCCGTTTGGTTCATCTTGGGTGTCGAAACTCGTGGTCGAACACTCGAGGAACTCAATTCGGTCTTTGATGCCAAGTGGCCTCCAAAAGAGGCGCTGAAAAAGGCCACTCTGGTGAAGGCGGAGGGTCGTCTAGAACAGCTTTGA
- a CDS encoding hypothetical protein (Similar to gi|46117664|ref|XP_384818.1| hypothetical protein FG04642.1 [Gibberella zeae PH-1], FASTA scores: opt: 812, E(): 4.4e-47, (41.562% identity (65.938% similar) in 320 aa overlap (8-323:51-353))): MTRPAFLNDLERDGYVVVPGIVPESSCDEFISEAWEWLESFPYGFKRDDRSTWTTEHLPYSTTGGLYNRYSVNHEAFVWKIRTDPGIRKIFEQIWDTDDLIVSFDGMNASLPINDQTGRTDIKPTAPWPHIDQNPRNVNRFELYQGIANLAANGPSDGGLCVLKGSHKIHQEYFDSMGGFKPDQDVGVLENGYNYKLEDTEWYKNKGCEEVKICAGKGDLILWDSRTIHWNASPIGDQTRFVTYVCYCPRNSMSPAELAKKVEVFKGRKGTTHFPYLNRIPVERPGYYNALPRRPDGTLDPANRTRPRKEPEETPAVLNAVGIRA; encoded by the exons ATGACTAGGCCGGCTTTTCTCAACGACCTCGAGCGTGACGGTTATGTCGTAGTTCCGGGCATTGTTCCAGAGTCAAGTTGCGATGAGTTTATCAGCGAAGCTTGGGAATGGCTGGAGAGCTTCCCCTATGGATTCAAGAGAGATGACAGGTCTACTTGGACCACCGAACACTTACCTTATAGCACAAC TGGAGGCTTGTACAACAGATATTCTGTCAACCACGAAGCTTTCGTGTGGAAGATTCGAAC GGACCCTGGTATTAGGAAGATCTTCGAGCAGATCTGGGATACAGATGATTTGATCGTATCTTTTGACGGCATGAACGCCTCCCTACCTATTAATGACCAAACGGGCCGCACGGACATAAAGCCCACTGCACCGTGGCCTC ATATTGACCAGAACCCACGAAACGTCAACCGTTTCGAGCTATACCAAGGTATCGCAAACCTCGCTGCTAATGGGCCTTCTGATGGAGGACTGTGCGTACTTAAAGGGTCACACAAGATTCATCAAGAGTACTTTGACTCGATGGGGGGCTTCAAGCCTGACCAAGATGTGGGGGTATTGGAGAATGGTTATAACTACAAGCTAGAGGACACCGAGTGGTATAAGAACAAGGGGTGTGAAGAGGTGAAGATTTGTGCTGGTAAGGGCGATCTCATTT TATGGGATTCGCGGACCATTCACTGGAATGCTTCCCCCATAGGAGATCAAACCCGCTTTGTAACCTATGTATGCTATTGCCCTCGTAACTCGATGTCTCCAGCCGAGCTTGCCAAGAAGGTGGAAGTATTTAAAGGGCGTAAGGGCACTACCCATTTCCCT TACTTGAATCGTATTCCAGTCGAGCGTCCAGGTTACTACAACGCTCTTCCCCGTCGACCTGATGGTACGCTTGATCCTGCCAACAGGACAAGGCCCAGGAAGGAACCAGAAGAAACTCCTGCCGTCCTCAATGCTGTTGGCATTCGAGCCTGA
- a CDS encoding hypothetical protein (HMMPfam hit to Myb_DNA-binding, Myb-like DNA-binding domain, score: 76.0, E(): 9.6e-20) yields MYPDAGPSRPAPYPAKPLVGTTGRSPRSGPSRRDDFERDRDREGYSATTRPYPIPPWSSRLPPRQPVRPYQSGPSIGSRPRSFSPSPPRRSYDRDWERDRDRERARDRERDWERDRDRSYDVRDRLALDPGWRSGTSIAGDLDNQPPRRPGGFSSVPSRGPDREGWGREDRRWIGDRRDDRDRYEPSPRGPPRPITSSMPHSYPSERPRSPPSAPRGPRSVTAQPLASPYPSRIPPGPKSQGAPMWNDRDRESGPRRTSGPNGLPSLNLAAAQSLSAQPSPTISKFSPTTTYIPNAPNSARGSNSPIDSRRTRDVERPQSLPPGSIVPSLPPVNTEIEPKPAPESQDLEEGEVVSPVQTARNPSWNYPEERRRAWTPPRDRDREHWEREREREREWLRERDRGRVDRDLDRRRPSPALSSWSNKRTEESRQPTHVPVEDGELRLSEAAITSDKRIEELKRDPERTDHPATPSVPPPPSLPDADDGMPDSTPVKEEKEASPVEHPAINPVRDTTTETGYSALPVQPTADTLNDVTMKSPVIETVDAQANGMLQETITTDIIMTSHDTKDVSMDPASPLGPPPLENGSEVSVERQTSPILDAVAPSQLTSPSLPKAEKVIESVDANMANNGAVPEPTEPFSGKQTDTVPQLSPHSTIAERRSVKLPPNIPLNRKESFPRKDSMLSGQSTDVENDVELRTAVSEIDTLVLEDGEEQDELGAEKARELNLIASVKAAQARHVHLQEFPILAWNMAAAPEESSRVTVMDDEGRERMLKEFTRPLKREEAIRAKFDSYLSINKKWKDHCSFLDELMKERGPPPPELYAMPGAIHPVVTPGAVAPTTPAVEEIFNSRSNRRRGLGGDIVATDAEFEEILAGLADNALKDPNLRASKTAAVIPDMIVGQERNLQYDNDNDLVTDPLSFYDNIGVAEPIWTSEERAIFVKRYLAYPKQFGRIADGIPNKTAGECVLYYYRTKKEMDYKGMLAHKRGGGKRKLALKKGAKSSALMQDLTRAKPTVSKDDAAVATPAKGREQSVVLPAGGKRGRGEGGGPGRKKRVSQSVAVPQTPTPQNEEEEEGHMDSASTSRAGSEVPSVSSTKAKMRMTVKTAKRPRVSSIPELSTPTQNPPAQPDTTALTPATEVPEHPSLTNTTELAAAALASLADVATSAAQAELLPPVRRAGKRRKIAGEPGPIVDPNAPPAITVAGAPEKEKPARRSATNSYWSVEERRKVKELVVLHGMDAKLIAAQLKGKSERQVGNFLEGHRTELEALEGVTGTTGVVEETKVQTSTPLESQAHQQIDAPVQARPEMYNKPRQSGGRTIYDAFPSFMSSQDRYEPRLGMFPSSNPVSTPTPASHASHIAQSAPKSAQGSNSPVRPIFRAGGMRISALLNDEPPTEAGEQGEIGVVPDSIDTASDVTIDERELDVVTGPSPRSLPAASDIPAGYPSYEQRHDERHSAHASQSPSLPHMSHSPNAWNGTRPEASPIYGHAPAVPAPTLAHRGSWESHPPPGHICTSSTTRFETLPPIRSQPATYDRSPLAHGHIGPLTPHGHDREQFHQQQPQAHDGSQREWDERKYEKTEGFQSATLPPLRNMEHEGGAQGGTGDGVADDRNGDQER; encoded by the exons ATGTACCCCGACGCTGGTCCTTCTAGACCAGCACCGTATCCAGCAAAGCCGCTCGTAGGCACGACTGGCCGGTCCCCCAGGTCGGGCCCATCGAGACGGGATGATTTTGAACGGGATAGAGACAGAGAAGGATAT AGTGCAACAACACGACCTTATCCGATACCACCGTGGTCCAGTAGACTACCGCCTCGTCAACCCGTCCGTCCTTACCAATCCGGCCCAAGCATTGGTTCTCGGCCACGTAGTTTTAGCCCTTCGCCACCTCGAAGATCGTACGATCGTGACTGGGAACGAGATAGAGATCGTGAACGTGCTCGAGACCGTGAACGTGATTGGGAAAGAGACAGGGATAGATCTTACGACGTTCGTGATCGTCTTGCTTTGGATCCCGGATGGCGGTCGGGAACCAGTATTGCGGGAGATTTGGATAATCAGCCACCTCGAAGACCTGGCGGGTTTTCTTCTGTACCGTCCCGCGGGCCAGATAGGGAGGGCTGGGGTCGAGAAGATCGGCGCTGGATTGGAGACCGACGAGATGACCGGGACCGCTACGAACCATCACCTCGTGGACCTCCTCGGCCGATAACATCATCCATGCCCCATTCATATCCTTCCGAAAGGCCGAGATCCCCTCCTTCGGCTCCTCGAGGTCCGAGGTCAGTGACAGCTCAACCACTGGCCTCTCCATATCCTTCCCGGATACCTCCAGGGCCCAAGTCTCAAGGCGCTCCGATGTGGAATGATAGGGACAGAGAATCTGGGCCTCGACGTACCTCCGGACCCAACGGTTTACCAAGTCTTAATCTTGCCGCTGCACAATCCCTCTCCGCGCAACCCTCTCCAACCATCTCCAAGTTTTCCCCTACTACTACCTACATACCAAATGCCCCTAATTCTGCGAGGGGCTCGAATAGTCCCATCGACTCCAGACGCACAAGAGATGTGGAAAGGCCTCAGAGCTTACCTCCAGGCTCAATAGTACCAAGTTTACCGCCAGTCAACACGGAGATCGAACCGAAACCTGCTCCGGAATCGCAAGATTTAGAGGAAGGCGAAGTGGTATCTCCTGTACAAACGGCTCGTAATCCCTCATGGAATTACCCTGAAGAACGTCGACGCGCGTGGACTCCACCTAGAGATCGAGATAGAGAGCATTGGGAGCGcgaaagggagagggaaagggagtGGTTACGAGAAAGGGATAGAGGCAGAGTTGATAGGGATTTAGACAGGAGACGACCTAGTCCTGCTTTGAGCTCTTGGTCGAACAAAAGAACTGAAGAAAGTCGTCAA CCTACGCATGTGCCGGTTGAGGACGGTGAATTGAGGTTATCGGAAGCGGCTATCACGTCTGATAAGCGAATTGAGGAGCTAAAAAGGGATCCTGAACGGACAGATCATCCAGCTACGCCTTCTGTTCCTCCACCCCCATCACTACCTGACGCCGACGATGGGATGCCTGATAGCACCCcggtgaaggaagaaaaagaagctAGTCCTGTTGAACACCCTGCCATTAATCCAGTGCGTGATACGACAACGGAGACTGGGTATTCCGCATTACCTGTCCAACCTACGGCCGATACATTGAACGATGTTACAATGAAAAGTCCTGTGATCGAAACAGTCGATGCGCAGGCAAACGGCATGCTTCAAGAGACTATCACAACGGATATTATCATGACTAGTCATGACACAAAAGATGTCTCTATGGATCCTGCTTCGCCTCTCGGCCCGCCCCCTCTTGAAAATGGGTCTGAAGTTTCTGTCGAAAGGCAAACTTCACCGATTCTTGATGCCGTCGCTCCATCTCAACTaacatctccttcacttcCAAAAGCAGAGAAAGTTATAGAGTCTGTCGATGCCAATATGGCGAACAAC GGTGCTGTTCCGGAACCCACCGAACCATTTTCAGGCAAGCAAACCGACACGGTTCCCCAGCTCTCTCCTCACTCTACTATTGCCGAACGACGATCTGTCAAACTCCCTCCAAACATTCCTTTAAATCGCAAAGAATCCTTTCCTCGTAAAGACTCCATGCTTTCTGGCCAATCTACCGACGTTGAGAATGATGTCGAACTTAGAACTGCCGTCTCTGAAATTGACACACTTGTGCTTGAGGACGGCGAGGAGCAAGATGAATTGGGAGCTGAAAAGGCCCGGGAGTTGAACCTTATCGCAAGTGTCAAGGCGGCGCAGGCAAGGCATGTCCACTTGCAAGAGTTCCCCATTCTTGCATGGAACATGGCTGCGGCCCCGGAGGAGTCTTCAAGGGTTACGGtcatggatgatgaagggcGAGAGCGGATGTTGAAGGAGTTTACCCGTCCTTTGAAGCGTGAAGAAGCTATCCGAGCCAAATTT GACAGCTATCTTTCCATCAACAAAAAATGGAAGGACCATTGTTCATTCCTCGACGAGCTCATGAAGGAACGCggacctcctcctcctgaaCTTTACGCTATGCCCGGTGCAATACACCCCGTCGTCACGCCTGGTGCTGTTGCCCCAACCACCCCTGCTGTTGAGGAAATTTTCAACTCTCGTTCAAACCGTCGTCGTGGCTTGGGCGGTGATATCGTTGCTACCGATGCCGAGTTCGAAGAAATCTTGGCTGGGCTTGCCGACAATGCTCTCAAGGATCCGAATCTCAGAGCTTCAAAAACTGCCGCTGTTATCCCCGATATGATTGTTGGCCAGGAGAGGAATTTGCAATACGACAACGATAATGACCTCGTAACAGATCCCCTTTCTTTCTATGACAATATTGGTGTCGCCGAACCTATATGGACATCGGAAGAACGAGCTATCTTCGTCAAACGTTACTTGGCGTACCCAAAGCAGTTTGGAAGAATTGCCGATGGAATTCCTAACAAGACAGCTGGTGAATGTGTGCTTTATTACTACAGAAccaagaaagagatggattACAAGGGCATGTTGGCGCATAAGCgaggtggtggaaagaggaaattGGCATTGAAAAAGGGTGCGAAGAGCTCGGCGTTGATGCAAGATTTGACGAGGGCAAAGCCAACAGTGTCCAAAGATGATGCGGCTGTTGCCACGCCTGCTAAAGGTAGAGAACAGTCGGTGGTGCTTCCAGCTGGCGGTaagcgaggaagaggggaaggcGGAGGACCCGgtaggaaaaaaagagtaTCGCAATCGGTTGCAGTGCCTCAAACGCCAACTCCGCagaatgaggaggaagaagaaggtcacATGGATTCGGCATCAACGTCAAGGGCCGGTAGCGAAGTTCCTTCAGTTTCTAGCACTAAAGCCAAGATGCGTATGACTGTCAAGACTGCCAAACGACCCCGAGTCAGCTCAATTCCCGAACTTTCTACACCAACTCAGAACCCTCCGGCTCAACCTGACACAACTGCCTTAACACCCGCGACTGAAGTTCCTGAGCACCCTTCTTTGACCAACACAACGGAACTCGCTGCCGCTGCTCTCGCCTCTCTCGCAGATGTTGCAACCTCTGCCGCTCAAGCTGAATTGCTCCCACCCGTCCGGCGTGCTGGTAAACGACGCAAGATCGCTGGTGAACCGGGTCCCATTGTCGATCCCAACGCTCCTCCTGCCATCACCGTTGCTGGAGCAccggagaaggagaaaccCGCACGAAGATCTGCCACCAATTCTTACTGGTCTGTGGAGGAGAGGCGAAAAGTTAAGGAACTTGTCGTGTTGCATGGGATGGATGCCAAGTTGATTGCAGCGCAATTGAAGGGCAAGTCCGAAAGGCAGGTGGGGAATTTTTTGGAAGGTCATAGGACGGAATTGGAAGCTTTGGAAGGTGTTACTGGGACGACGGGAGTTGTTGAAGAAACGAAGGTGCAGACATCT ACACCACTTGAGTCGCAAGCTCACCAACAAATTGATGCGCCTGTACAAGCTCGTCCAGAAATGTACAACAAGCCTCGCCAAAGCGGTGGACGTACAATATACGACGCCTTCCCTTCATTTATGTCTAGTCAAGATCGCTACGAGCCGCGCTTGGGTAtgtttccttcttctaACCCTGTCAGCACGCCTACTCCGGCTTCGCATGCCTCTCATATCGCTCAATCCGCACCAAAGTCTGCTCAAGGGAGTAACAGTCCTGTGAGGCCCATCTTTAGGGCGGGCGGTATGCGCATATCTGCTCTTTTGAATGATGAGCCTCCGACGGAAGCAGGTGAACAGGGTGAAATTGGGGTTGTGCCGGATTCTATAGATACCGCCTCAGATGTGACTATCGACGAACGCGAACTGGATGTCGTGACGGGACCTTCCCCGCGTTCGCTGCCTGCAGCGTCTGACATCCCCGCGGGTTACCCGTCTTACGAGCAGCGACATGATGAACGCCATTCGGCTCACGCTTCTCAATCCCCTTCGTTGCCTCACATGTCTCACTCGCCAAATGCTTGGAACGGTACTCGTCCTGAAGCTTCTCCTATCTATGGACATGCGCCTGCTGTGCCTGCGCCGACATTGGCTCATCGTGGATCATGGGAGTCTCACCCCCCACCGGGTCATATCTGCACCAGCAGTACGACTAGGTTTGAGACCCTCCCTCCTATTCGTTCCCAGCCTGCGACATATGATCGGTCACCTCTTGCACATGGCCATATTGGTCCATTGACACCACATGGTCACGATCGAGAGCAGTttcatcagcagcagccgcAAGCACATGATGGCAGTCAAAGAGAGTGGGACGAGAGAAAATATGAGAAGACGGAAGGGTTTCAGTCTGCGACGTTACCACCGCTAAGAAATATGGAGCATGAAGGAGGGGCGCAAGGAGGGACTGGCGATGGAGTGGCAGATGATAGGAACGGTGATCAGGAGAGATAA
- a CDS encoding hypothetical protein (Match to EST gb|CF193960.1|CF193960) — translation MTNLFEGLYHTVQGIFQSIFAVFQSFFNVVYAFVHGVVSLVWNVLESIAEFVGASVHFVISNILIIGLIALGVVLYNDRNKRGTLGNDLKKKAQ, via the exons ATGACGAACCTTTTTGAAGGCCTTTACCACACTGTCCAG GGCATTTTCCAAAGCATCTTCGCTGTTTTCCAGTCATTCTTCAACGTGGTGTATGCTTTTGTGCACGGCGTAGTGTCCCTGGTGTGGAATGTCTTGGAAAGCATAGCCGAGTTTGTGGGAGCTTCGGTACACTTTGTGATCT CCAACATACTGATTATAGGACTAATCGCGCTTGGCGTGGTTCTTTACAACGATCGTAACAAGAGAGGCACATTGGGTAAcgatttgaagaagaaagcacAATAG
- a CDS encoding hypothetical protein (Similar to gi|15220526|ref|NP_172042.1| expressed protein [Arabidopsis thaliana], FASTA scores: opt: 613, E(): 3.7e-35, (41.892% identity (70.270% similar) in 222 aa overlap (4-225:9-216)); HMMPfam hit to DUF1264, Protein of unknown function (DUF1264), score: 201.7, E(): 1.4e-57), whose product MPRSADDPIVQAEQNFYNSSMYNAMGAAQMSFQPINRIHQHLCGLHIYAHDTKRGVKAHHFCTHLRHDLHQCVIYDSDQPDARLIGIEYLIPEDAFIALPTDEKKYWHSHRYEVDSGMLMLGTKSLVPNAVSDIAERPAMLELHRMYGKTTHTWQFDLHPDLPLGPPQLMMAYTDDSQVDRQLLKERDEALGVSTEAKRKVRKGYLKKEDLERPPAEGADPCWNGKLGQWEYVEKEKE is encoded by the exons ATGCCGCGCTCCGCCGACGACCCCATCGTTCAAGCTGAACAGAATTTCTACAATTCCTCTATGTACAATGCTATGGGTGCAGCTCAGATGAGCTTTCAGCCTATCAACCGAATCCACCAGCATCTTTGTGGCTTACACATCTACGCCCATGATACCAAGCGAGGAGTGAAGGCACATCACTTTTGCACACATCTCAGACATGATTTACACCAGTGTGTAATCTATGACAGCGACCAGCCCGACGCGAGGCTTATCGGAATCGAGTACCTGATTCCTGAAGATGCGTTTATCGCACTACCAacggatgagaagaag TACTGGCATTCCCATAGATATGAAGTCGACTCTGGCATGCTCATGCTGGGGACCAAATCACTCGTTCCTA ACGCTGTCAGCGACATTGCTGAACGCCCCGCCATGCTCGAGCTTCATCGCATGTACGGCAAAACCACGCATACCTGGCAATTCGACCTTCACCCTGACCTACCCCTCGGTCCTCCCCAGCTCATGATGGCTTACACAGACGACTCCCAGGTCGATCGTCAGCTGCtaaaggagagagatgaagcATTGGGTGTATCGACTGAAGCAAAGCGGAAAGTGAGGAAGGGCTATTTGAAAAaggaggatttggagagGCCTCCGGCGGAAGGAGCCGATCCTTGTTGGAACGGGAAGCTGGGACAATGGGAGTatgttgagaaggagaaggagtaa
- a CDS encoding hypothetical protein (Match to ESTs gb|CF188291.1|CF188291, gb|CF193494.1|CF193494, gb|CF193339.1|CF193339; Similar to gi|119748|sp|P14766|F16Q_SPIOL FRUCTOSE-1,6-BISPHOSPHATASE, CYTOSOLIC (D-FRUCTOSE-1,6-BISPHOSPHATE 1-PHOSPHOHYDROLASE) (FBPASE), FASTA scores: opt: 1352, E(): 2.8e-83, (63.190% identity (83.742% similar) in 326 aa overlap (17-340:10-334)); HMMPfam hit to FBPase, Fructose-1-6-bisphosphatase, score: 613.2, E(): 1.9e-181): MAAPQATLGADLEPPATDLITLTRHILSQQYALGESATGDLTMLLIAIQVTSKYIASNVRKARLINLVGLAGASNVQGEDQKKLDVLSNDIMVNALSASGKCSVMVSEEVDEAIIVSGIKGTYCVVFDPLDGSSNIDAGVNVGTIFGVYKVQEGSRGTVEDVLRPGREMVAAGYTMYGSSCNLVLSTGNGVDGFTLDESLGEFILTHPAIKIPSRGKIYSFNEGNSLHFYPPTNDYLNSIKYPENGKPYSARYIGSMVADVHRTLLYGGIFGYPDDKKSKDGKLRMLYEAFPMSFLTEQAGGVATTGSQRILDIVPTSIHGRCPVFLGSKEDVEDLKKFYVNYKDDSRKW, from the exons ATGGCCGCTCCCCAAGCTACTCTCGGCGCCGATCTCGAGCCCCCTGCGACTGACTTGATCACCCTTACCAGGCATATCTTGTCCCAACAATATGCTTTGGGTGAGAGCGCTACTGGTGACCTTACCATGCTTCTGATCGCTATCCAG GTTACTTCCAAATACATCGCTTCTAATGTTCGAAAAGCTCGTCTGATCAACCTCGTTGGTCTTGCCGGTGCTTCCAACGTCCAGGGTGAGGatcagaagaagctggaTGTGCTTTCAAATGACATCATGGTCAATGCTTTGAGCGCCAGTGGAAAGTGCTCCGTCATGGTTAGTGAGGAGGTTGACGAAGCTATCATTGTTAGTGGAATCAAGGGAACCTA CTGTGTCGTCTTTGACCCTCTTGACGGCTCTAGCAACATTGACGCTGGTGTTAATGTCGGTACCATTTTCGGCGTCTACAAGGTG CAAGAGGGCTCTAGGGGTACCGTTGAGGACGTTCTTCGTCCCGGTAGGGAAATGGTTGCTGCTGGTTATACCATGTACGGTTCTTCATGTAACCTTGTCTTGTCCACCGGCAACGGCGTCGACGGTTTCACCCTCGATGAG TCCCTCGGAGAATTTATCCTCACCCACCCTGCTATCAAGATCCCCTCTCGAGGCAAGATCTACTCCTTCAACGAAGGAAACTCTTTGCACTTCTACCCCCCTACCAACGACTACCTTAACAGCATCAAGTATCCCGAGAACGGCAAGCCTTACTCTGCGAGGTACATTGGTTCCATGGTTGCCGATGTTCACCGAACGTTATTGTACGGCGGTATCTTTGGGTACCCTGAtgacaagaagagcaaggatgGTAAACTGAGAATGCTTTACGAAGCCTTCCCCATGTCTTTCCTCACTGAACAGGCTGGTGGTGTTGCCACTACCGGTTCTCAACGTATTCTCGACATTGTCCCCACGTCTATTCACGGTCGATGCCCAGTCTTCTTGGGCAGTAAGGAGGATGTCGAGGACTTGAAGAAGTTCTATGTCAATTACAAGGACGACTCTAGGAAGTGGTAA